A section of the Cydia splendana chromosome 1, ilCydSple1.2, whole genome shotgun sequence genome encodes:
- the LOC134793309 gene encoding odorant receptor 85b-like isoform X1: protein MSEFTNFEPMFQETYKFILDRIKSNQIYIMDEESRRGRLCWIKLVVNILAAISHTAGVLERIGQGADLVQLSTDLSAALILWQASLLYIQLCLNRKLLKNFLVHMGLNWRTDDQLRPDMVAVKHEYVTTFLRWISVFYKAVNTYLFLYLMPRLAYTAVKHFILKDSVTFVTPFYVKMPFKFDDNFLLYSLVYLADSKILQDVGYLVTFDLLFMNAALHHLRVMFVMLQDDLRHVHEESVEQAQNTLRKIIPLHQDLLRLMFELSDAFGAIFIIHLAFFSGTMCFFGFAARIHCSPESIKNLFAANIILVCIYTCCYYGQNLTDASVDIAQAAYESQWHLKSQEYKKCILIIMLRSQKAQYIKSTSFSDVSLETFTKILNVTWSFLSLITEVYEA from the exons ATGTCTGAATTTACGAATTTCGAACCAATGTTTCAAGAAACGTATAAGTTCATACTGGATCGTATAAAGTCGAATCAG ATTTATATAATGGATGAAGAGTCGCGGCGGGGGCGTTTGTGTTGGATTAAGTTGGTAGTGAACATCCTGGCGGCAATCAGCCACACGGCTGGCGTGTTAGAGAGGATCGGTCAGGGAGCTGACTTAGTACAGCTGTCCACTGATTTATCAGCTGCGCTTATCCTTTGGCAAG CGTCCCTCTTGTACATACAACTCTGTTTAAACCGAAAGTTGCTTAAGAACTTCCTTGTACACATGGGATTGAATTGGCGGACCGACGATCAGCTGCGCCCGGACATGGTCGCAGTCAAACATGAGTACGTTACCACATTCCTCAGGTGGATTTCGG TTTTCTACAAAGCGGTAAATACGTACTTGTTTCTGTACCTAATGCCGCGTTTAGCGTATACAGCTGTGAAACATTTCATCTTAAAAGACAGTGTGACATTCGTGACGCCATTCTATGTGAAGATGCCATTCAAATTCGATGACAACTTCTTACTGTACAGCCTCGTATATTTGGCCGATTCTAAAATCT TACAGGATGTAGGCTACCTAGTGACTTTCGACCTGTTATTCATGAACGCCGCCCTGCACCACCTCCGCGTGATGTTCGTGATGCTGCAAGACGACCTGAGACACGTGCATGAAGAAAGCGTTGAACAGGCGCAGAACACTTTGAGAAAAATCATCCCGCTTCACCAAGATTTACTGAG GTTGATGTTTGAGCTCAGCGACGCGTTTGGTGCCATTTTCATAATTCACTTGGCTTTCTTTTCTGGAACCATGTGCTTCTTTGGTTTTGCTGCTCGA ATACATTGCAGCCCCGAAAGCATCAAAAACTTGTTCGCGGCAAATATAATTTTGGTTTGCATTTATACATGCTGTTATTATGGCCAAAATCTCACTGATGCG AGTGTCGACATCGCTCAAGCGGCCTATGAAAGTCAATGGCATCTGAAGTCACAAGAATACAAAAAATGCATTCTTATCATCATGCTGAG GTCGCAGAAGGCTCAGTACATCAAATCCACGAGTTTCAGCGACGTATCGTTGGAAACTTTCACCAAG ATACTGAACGTGACTTGGTCGTTCCTGTCGCTCATCACTGAAGTATATGAAGCATAA
- the LOC134793309 gene encoding odorant receptor 85c-like isoform X2, whose amino-acid sequence MSEFTNFEPMFQETYKFILDRIKSNQIYIMDEESRRGRLCWIKLVVNILAAISHTAGVLERIGQGADLVQLSTDLSAALILWQASLLYIQLCLNRKLLKNFLVHMGLNWRTDDQLRPDMVAVKHEYVTTFLRWISVQDVGYLVTFDLLFMNAALHHLRVMFVMLQDDLRHVHEESVEQAQNTLRKIIPLHQDLLRLMFELSDAFGAIFIIHLAFFSGTMCFFGFAARIHCSPESIKNLFAANIILVCIYTCCYYGQNLTDASVDIAQAAYESQWHLKSQEYKKCILIIMLRSQKAQYIKSTSFSDVSLETFTKILNVTWSFLSLITEVYEA is encoded by the exons ATGTCTGAATTTACGAATTTCGAACCAATGTTTCAAGAAACGTATAAGTTCATACTGGATCGTATAAAGTCGAATCAG ATTTATATAATGGATGAAGAGTCGCGGCGGGGGCGTTTGTGTTGGATTAAGTTGGTAGTGAACATCCTGGCGGCAATCAGCCACACGGCTGGCGTGTTAGAGAGGATCGGTCAGGGAGCTGACTTAGTACAGCTGTCCACTGATTTATCAGCTGCGCTTATCCTTTGGCAAG CGTCCCTCTTGTACATACAACTCTGTTTAAACCGAAAGTTGCTTAAGAACTTCCTTGTACACATGGGATTGAATTGGCGGACCGACGATCAGCTGCGCCCGGACATGGTCGCAGTCAAACATGAGTACGTTACCACATTCCTCAGGTGGATTTCGG TACAGGATGTAGGCTACCTAGTGACTTTCGACCTGTTATTCATGAACGCCGCCCTGCACCACCTCCGCGTGATGTTCGTGATGCTGCAAGACGACCTGAGACACGTGCATGAAGAAAGCGTTGAACAGGCGCAGAACACTTTGAGAAAAATCATCCCGCTTCACCAAGATTTACTGAG GTTGATGTTTGAGCTCAGCGACGCGTTTGGTGCCATTTTCATAATTCACTTGGCTTTCTTTTCTGGAACCATGTGCTTCTTTGGTTTTGCTGCTCGA ATACATTGCAGCCCCGAAAGCATCAAAAACTTGTTCGCGGCAAATATAATTTTGGTTTGCATTTATACATGCTGTTATTATGGCCAAAATCTCACTGATGCG AGTGTCGACATCGCTCAAGCGGCCTATGAAAGTCAATGGCATCTGAAGTCACAAGAATACAAAAAATGCATTCTTATCATCATGCTGAG GTCGCAGAAGGCTCAGTACATCAAATCCACGAGTTTCAGCGACGTATCGTTGGAAACTTTCACCAAG ATACTGAACGTGACTTGGTCGTTCCTGTCGCTCATCACTGAAGTATATGAAGCATAA